A window of the Dasypus novemcinctus isolate mDasNov1 chromosome 15, mDasNov1.1.hap2, whole genome shotgun sequence genome harbors these coding sequences:
- the CYSLTR2 gene encoding cysteinyl leukotriene receptor 2 produces the protein MERKLMCWDPTISTAEMESNGNLSNGSGCCSTENFKRVFYPIVYLIIFVWGILGNGFSIFIFLQPYKRSTSVNVFMLNLAISDLLFDSTLPFRVDYYLRGSDWIFGDVACRIMSYSLYVNMYSSIYFLTLLSIVRFLATVHPLRFLHVTGIRSAWFLCVAVWVFIMASSAVLLKNGSEVKNNATLCLELNLEKIDKLKILNYIALVVGFLLPFCTLSACYLLIIRALLKVEVPEVGLRVSHRKALTTIIIALTLFLLCFLPYHVLRTLHLIRWQGRTCGDWQQKAVVITLALAAANSCLNPLLYYFAGENFKDRLRSMIRKGPHGRQGQSAGFLSVCG, from the coding sequence ATGGAGAGAAAACTTATGTGCTGGGATCCAACCATCTCCACAGCAGAAATGGAATCAAATGGCAACTTGAGCAATGGCAGCGGGTGCTGCTCAACTGAAAACTTCAAGAGGGTTTTTTATCCCATTGTGTACCTGATAATATTTGTCTGGGGGATCTTGGGAAATGGcttttccatatttattttccTGCAGCCGTATAAGAGGTCCACATCTGTGAATGTTTTCATGCTAAACCTGGCCATTTCGGATCTCCTGTTCGATAGCACGCTGCCCTTTAGGGTCGACTATTACCTCAGAGGCAGTGATTGGATTTTTGGGGATGTGGCCTGCAGGATCATGTCCTACTCCCTGTATGTCAACATGTACAGCAGCATTTACTTCCTGACCCTGCTGAGCATCGTGCGTTTCCTGGCCACCGTGCACCCCTTGCGGTTCCTCCACGTCACGGGCATCAGGAGCGCCTGGTTCCTGTGTGTGGCTGTGTGGGTCTTCATCATGGCGTCCTCGGCAGTGCTTCTCAAAAACGGCTCCGAGGTGAAGAACAACGCCACCCTATGCCTGGAGCTGAATCTCGAGAAAATCGACAAGCTGAAGATCCTGAACTACATCGCCCTCGTGGTGGGCTTCCTGCTCCCGTTCTGCACTCTCAGCGCCTGCTACCTGCTGATCATCCGAGCCCTGCTCAAGGTGGAGGTCCCGGAAGTGGGGCTGCGCGTTTCCCACAGGAAGGCCCTGACCACCATCATCATAGCCTTGACCCTCTTCCTCCTGTGCTTCCTCCCCTACCACGTCCTGAGAACCCTCCACCTGATCAGGTGGCAAGGGCGCACCTGTGGAGACTGGCAGCAGAAAGCTGTGGTCATCACCCTGGCCTTGGCGGCAGCCAACAGCTGCCTCAACCCTTTGCTCTATTACTTTGCAGGGGAGAATTTTAAGGACAGACTGAGGTCCATGATCAGAAAAGGGCCTCACGGAAGACAAGGGCAAAGTGCAGGTTTCCTGTCTGTGTGtggttaa